Proteins from a genomic interval of Alphaproteobacteria bacterium:
- a CDS encoding class II histone deacetylase, translated as MARTAFFSDERCFWHSADRYAFLAPVGGLVQPLAGPGLPEHPEGKRRLKNLIEVTGLAAALDMRSAEPATDEDLLRVHDRDYIARFKALSDAQGGELGQRTPFGPGGFEIAALSAGLVKAALFDVLDGRVRNAYALSRPPGHHCLPATPMGFCLLANIAIAVEAARAAGKAERVAVVDWDVHHGNGTEAIFLERGDVLTVSLHQDNNYPPDSGGAEVRGSGAGAGCNINVPLPPGAGHDAYLHAFERIVEPALRRFRPDCVVVACGFDASGVDPLSRTLASAETFGAMTRRLLALCDEICDGRLAMAHEGGYAEVHVPFCGHAVIAAMAGSAIEAPDPLGPRLAYQQPRERVRQFHRQLIDEMAAFFGTA; from the coding sequence ATGGCACGAACGGCTTTTTTCTCTGACGAACGCTGCTTCTGGCACTCGGCCGACCGCTATGCGTTCCTCGCCCCGGTCGGCGGACTGGTGCAGCCGCTGGCCGGCCCGGGCCTGCCCGAGCACCCGGAGGGAAAGCGCCGGCTGAAGAATCTGATCGAGGTGACCGGCCTGGCCGCAGCGCTCGACATGCGCTCGGCCGAGCCGGCCACCGACGAGGACCTGCTGCGCGTCCACGACCGCGACTACATCGCACGCTTCAAGGCGCTCAGTGACGCGCAGGGCGGCGAGTTGGGCCAGCGCACGCCCTTCGGGCCCGGCGGCTTCGAGATCGCCGCGCTGTCTGCAGGCCTGGTCAAGGCCGCCCTGTTCGACGTGCTGGATGGCCGGGTCCGCAACGCCTATGCCCTCAGCCGCCCGCCGGGCCACCACTGCCTGCCGGCGACGCCGATGGGCTTCTGCCTGCTGGCGAACATCGCCATCGCGGTCGAGGCGGCGCGCGCCGCCGGCAAGGCCGAGCGCGTGGCGGTGGTCGATTGGGACGTGCATCACGGCAACGGCACCGAGGCGATCTTCCTGGAGCGCGGCGACGTGCTGACCGTCTCGCTGCACCAGGACAACAACTATCCGCCAGACAGCGGCGGGGCGGAGGTGCGCGGCAGCGGCGCCGGCGCAGGCTGCAACATCAATGTGCCGCTGCCGCCTGGCGCTGGCCACGATGCCTATCTCCACGCCTTCGAACGGATCGTCGAGCCCGCCTTGCGTCGGTTCCGGCCCGACTGCGTCGTCGTCGCCTGCGGCTTCGATGCCTCCGGCGTCGATCCGCTGTCGCGCACGCTGGCGTCGGCGGAGACGTTCGGCGCGATGACGCGGCGCCTGCTTGCGCTCTGCGACGAGATCTGCGACGGCCGGCTGGCGATGGCCCACGAGGGCGGCTATGCCGAGGTGCATGTCCCGTTCTGCGGCCATGCGGTGATCGCGGCGATGGCCGGCTCCGCCATCGAGGCGCCGGATCCGCTCGGCCCGCGGCTGGCATACCAGCAGCCGCGCGAGCGCGTGCGGCAGTTCCACCGCCAGCTGATCGACGAGATGGCGGCCTTCTTCGGCACCGCCTGA